One stretch of Lacrimispora sphenoides DNA includes these proteins:
- a CDS encoding helix-turn-helix domain-containing protein: protein MENSRVGSIIRTLRQELRMTQRELADKMNLSDKTISKWERGLGLPDISLIPELSRILEIDIMNLLAGDLTPNDFAGGNMKNTKYFVCSTCQNITFCTGEAEVSCCGKKLAAQTLKKAEEGERLTVHLVEDDWYITSEHPMDKEHYISFVALASGDRLQIIKQYPEWNLNVRIPRREHGMLIWYSTDYGLRYQLLK from the coding sequence ATGGAAAACAGTAGAGTAGGCAGCATAATCCGCACCTTACGCCAGGAACTCCGTATGACGCAAAGGGAACTTGCGGATAAGATGAACCTTAGCGATAAAACCATTTCCAAGTGGGAGAGGGGCCTGGGTCTTCCTGATATTTCTCTTATACCGGAGCTTTCCCGGATTTTGGAGATTGATATTATGAATTTACTAGCCGGCGATTTGACTCCCAACGATTTTGCAGGAGGTAATATGAAAAATACAAAATATTTCGTTTGTTCCACATGTCAGAATATAACGTTCTGCACGGGAGAGGCGGAAGTCTCTTGCTGCGGCAAAAAATTAGCAGCTCAGACTTTGAAAAAGGCCGAAGAAGGCGAAAGACTGACCGTACACTTGGTAGAAGATGACTGGTATATCACCAGTGAACACCCTATGGATAAAGAGCATTACATTTCCTTTGTAGCTTTGGCATCCGGCGACCGCCTTCAGATCATCAAGCAATATCCTGAATGGAATTTAAATGTGCGCATTCCCAGAAGAGAACATGGAATGCTGATATGGTACAGTACGGATTATGGATTACGGTACCAGTTGTTAAAATAA
- a CDS encoding YjdF family protein, whose protein sequence is MRKTGTRLTVFFEEPFWVGICEREFEGRYEACKITFGAEPKDYEIYDFILKNYNRLRFSPSLEASPMTERRINPKKMQRDIEKHLQNNGVGTKAQQALKLQQEQVKSERKSRSREQREAEKERQFELRQEKRKEKHRGH, encoded by the coding sequence ATGAGAAAGACTGGTACCAGGCTGACTGTATTCTTTGAGGAGCCCTTTTGGGTGGGCATCTGTGAGCGTGAATTTGAAGGCAGATATGAAGCTTGTAAAATCACCTTTGGAGCAGAACCAAAGGACTACGAAATCTACGATTTCATACTCAAAAACTATAACAGGCTGCGGTTTAGTCCATCTCTGGAAGCGTCACCAATGACTGAACGGCGCATCAACCCCAAGAAAATGCAGAGGGACATCGAAAAACATCTGCAGAATAATGGGGTTGGAACAAAGGCGCAGCAGGCTTTGAAGCTTCAACAGGAGCAGGTAAAATCGGAGCGCAAATCCCGTTCCCGTGAACAGCGGGAAGCAGAGAAAGAACGCCAATTTGAACTGCGGCAGGAAAAACGCAAGGAAAAGCACAGGGGGCATTGA
- a CDS encoding cation-translocating P-type ATPase has translation MTNNKGHMAGLTSAEAKRLQEQYGKNELTPQKMESFFKKVFHIICEPMFLLLIVAAIIYFILGEPRDGAIMLVFVVGVISIDVIQEWKTDKTLHALKDLSAPHVTVIRDGIEQIIASIDLVPGDLMTICEGVKIPADGMIVKCNDLCVDESSLTGEAEGVWKLCADESSFICEAEGVWKFSADNGDSANDYWRRDYCYAGTLVTQGTATVCVDKIGAATEYGKIGANVAAAPDEDTPLQKQTSSLVKLCAGIAAVLFALVAVFTWFNIPDHTFHDRLIESILSGITLAMAMIPEEFPVILTVFLSMGAWRLAKKQSLVRKLPSVETLGAVSVLCVDKTGTITMNQMTVQDVWALDGNDYALCETMGLGCETDVYDPMEKAMLSHCSNLGITREHLFNGELVSEYAFTNELKMMGHIWRRNGELVIAAKGSPERILTICNLRDEERETVNQKIMEMSMEGLRVIAVASAKLQSEAEIPSEITGCSLTLRGLIGLADPPRESVKADIAVCSKAGIRVVMITGDNGITASSIAKKINMPNSDHIITGDMLNEMSDEELRDKVKDVSIFSRVVPEHKMRIVKAFKENGEIVAMTGDGVNDAPAMKYADIGIAMGKRGSEVSREAAGLILMDDNFTTIVETVKDGRRIYDNIRKAVGYVFTIHIPIAFASLLAPMLGIGPTALLLMPLHVVLMELFIDPTCSIVLERQPAEMDIMNRKPRDPNEKMLTPTLLFKSVLQGLIIFAVSFGTYYTLLDGNEANAPTAGAMGLTIIMLSNLFLVQVNSSDHDFAVQSIKSLAKDKVMWAAIFGTFAMLGFILYSPLNTFLKLAPLSAAMLFTAIGIAALAVFWYEAVKLIKKMQKSNVTLDH, from the coding sequence ATGACAAACAACAAAGGTCACATGGCAGGTTTGACATCTGCCGAAGCAAAGCGATTGCAGGAACAATATGGCAAAAATGAATTGACGCCGCAGAAAATGGAGAGCTTTTTTAAGAAGGTCTTTCACATTATCTGTGAGCCGATGTTTTTGCTGCTGATTGTTGCTGCAATCATCTATTTTATTCTGGGTGAACCCAGAGACGGTGCCATCATGCTTGTTTTTGTAGTGGGTGTCATCAGCATTGATGTCATTCAGGAATGGAAAACAGACAAGACGCTTCATGCGCTGAAGGATTTATCAGCACCTCATGTAACGGTAATCCGCGATGGCATTGAACAGATCATTGCCAGTATTGATCTTGTTCCCGGCGACCTAATGACGATCTGTGAGGGCGTCAAAATACCTGCAGACGGTATGATAGTTAAGTGCAACGACTTATGCGTAGATGAATCCTCCCTCACCGGCGAAGCTGAAGGTGTTTGGAAATTATGCGCAGATGAATCATCCTTTATCTGCGAAGCTGAGGGTGTTTGGAAGTTTTCAGCAGATAATGGTGATTCCGCTAATGACTACTGGCGCCGGGACTATTGTTATGCAGGTACCCTGGTCACCCAGGGCACGGCTACTGTTTGTGTCGATAAAATCGGTGCTGCCACGGAATACGGCAAAATCGGTGCAAATGTGGCTGCAGCTCCTGATGAAGATACCCCTTTGCAAAAGCAAACCAGCAGTCTTGTTAAGCTATGTGCGGGAATCGCTGCGGTACTGTTTGCCCTTGTGGCAGTATTTACATGGTTCAATATTCCGGACCATACGTTTCACGACCGGCTGATTGAAAGCATTCTATCCGGCATTACCCTTGCCATGGCAATGATACCAGAGGAATTTCCGGTTATTCTTACCGTTTTTCTTTCTATGGGCGCATGGAGACTTGCAAAAAAGCAGTCTTTGGTGCGTAAGCTGCCTTCCGTGGAAACCTTGGGTGCGGTATCAGTCCTCTGCGTAGATAAAACCGGTACCATTACCATGAATCAAATGACAGTGCAGGATGTGTGGGCACTGGATGGAAATGATTATGCATTATGTGAAACCATGGGACTTGGCTGTGAAACAGACGTTTATGATCCCATGGAAAAAGCCATGCTTTCCCATTGCAGCAATCTTGGCATCACCAGGGAACATCTTTTTAACGGAGAACTGGTCAGCGAGTACGCATTTACCAATGAGCTGAAAATGATGGGACATATCTGGCGCAGAAACGGTGAGTTAGTCATTGCAGCGAAAGGATCCCCTGAACGGATTCTGACCATCTGCAATCTCAGGGATGAAGAAAGAGAAACCGTTAACCAAAAAATCATGGAAATGTCCATGGAAGGACTTCGCGTCATTGCAGTCGCCTCTGCGAAACTCCAAAGTGAAGCAGAAATACCGTCCGAAATCACCGGCTGCTCCTTGACACTTCGGGGCTTGATCGGTCTTGCCGATCCTCCCCGTGAAAGCGTGAAAGCAGACATTGCCGTCTGCAGCAAGGCCGGTATTCGTGTAGTGATGATTACAGGTGACAATGGCATTACCGCTTCTTCCATTGCTAAGAAAATCAATATGCCTAACAGCGATCATATTATTACAGGCGATATGCTAAACGAAATGAGTGATGAAGAGCTCCGCGATAAAGTAAAAGATGTTTCGATCTTCTCCCGTGTTGTACCGGAACACAAAATGCGGATCGTTAAGGCATTTAAGGAAAACGGCGAGATTGTTGCCATGACAGGTGATGGTGTGAATGATGCTCCTGCAATGAAATATGCCGATATTGGTATTGCTATGGGAAAGAGGGGCAGCGAAGTTTCCCGTGAAGCCGCCGGTCTGATCCTGATGGATGACAATTTTACCACGATTGTAGAGACCGTAAAGGACGGCAGACGTATTTATGATAACATCCGCAAGGCAGTAGGCTATGTATTTACCATCCACATCCCGATTGCATTTGCTTCCTTGCTTGCCCCTATGCTTGGCATCGGGCCCACTGCGCTTTTACTGATGCCGCTGCATGTTGTGCTGATGGAGCTGTTCATTGACCCAACCTGCTCCATTGTACTGGAACGGCAGCCTGCCGAAATGGATATCATGAACCGAAAACCACGTGATCCGAACGAAAAAATGCTCACTCCAACCCTTCTTTTTAAAAGCGTCCTGCAGGGCCTGATTATATTTGCCGTTTCATTCGGCACCTATTATACCTTACTTGACGGAAATGAAGCAAATGCACCCACAGCCGGAGCCATGGGGCTTACCATCATCATGCTTTCCAATCTGTTCCTGGTACAGGTAAACAGCTCTGACCACGATTTTGCAGTGCAGTCCATAAAAAGTCTTGCAAAAGACAAGGTGATGTGGGCAGCGATCTTTGGAACATTTGCAATGCTTGGTTTCATTTTGTATTCTCCGTTAAATACGTTTTTAAAGCTGGCTCCGCTGTCTGCAGCCATGCTTTTCACTGCTATAGGCATTGCTGCATTGGCAGTATTCTGGTATGAAGCAGTAAAGCTGATAAAAAAGATGCAAAAAAGTAATGTAACATTAGACCATTAG
- a CDS encoding PRD domain-containing protein encodes MKIVKFLNNNAALVLDGQERELVVMGKGIAHLSHKNEEISREMIDKIFILDDRSQLAQYTQLFSEIPGAIFELAGRFVTKAKEDLNRTLQNSLVISLADHINSMVARGRLGAYLENRMLWDIKKMYQDEFRLSRELVAEFNKLYDTLYDDHEAATLAMHFVNAELESGMENAGKITKLIGEILNIVKYHFLIDYDEESYAYYRFVTHLRVLAQRIFQGSQLNDADMSEILKDHLSERYEATFQCVKKIRDFFWIHYQYCFTEQEGLYLAIHIIKILDDNIKID; translated from the coding sequence ATGAAGATTGTCAAATTTTTAAACAATAATGCCGCACTGGTCTTAGACGGACAGGAGCGGGAACTGGTTGTCATGGGAAAGGGAATCGCTCATTTATCCCATAAAAATGAGGAGATATCACGTGAAATGATTGATAAAATATTCATTTTAGATGATCGCTCACAGCTTGCTCAGTATACTCAGTTATTTTCGGAAATACCGGGTGCGATTTTTGAATTGGCCGGCCGTTTTGTTACAAAAGCCAAAGAGGACTTGAATCGTACCTTGCAGAATTCTCTTGTCATATCACTGGCAGACCATATAAACAGCATGGTTGCGCGTGGGAGGCTGGGGGCTTATCTGGAGAACAGAATGCTTTGGGATATAAAGAAGATGTATCAGGATGAATTCCGGTTAAGCAGGGAGCTGGTGGCGGAATTTAATAAGCTTTATGATACCTTGTATGACGATCATGAAGCAGCAACCCTTGCCATGCATTTTGTCAATGCAGAATTGGAATCCGGGATGGAAAATGCAGGGAAGATAACAAAACTCATTGGTGAGATTTTAAACATAGTGAAATATCATTTTTTAATTGATTATGACGAAGAAAGTTATGCCTATTACCGCTTTGTAACTCACTTGCGTGTTCTGGCCCAACGGATTTTCCAAGGGTCACAATTAAATGATGCCGATATGAGTGAGATATTAAAAGACCACTTAAGCGAACGGTACGAAGCTACGTTTCAGTGTGTAAAAAAAATCAGGGATTTTTTTTGGATCCATTATCAATATTGCTTTACAGAGCAGGAAGGATTATACCTGGCGATCCATATCATTAAGATCCTTGATGACAATATAAAAATAGACTAG
- a CDS encoding beta-glucoside-specific PTS transporter subunit IIABC — protein MGKYEELAKKIVKEVGGKENIASLTHCITRLRFQLKDESKAHDEVLKKMDGVVTVMKSGGQYQVVIGNHVPYVYEEVCQAAGISSEGGEAADAGNKKLFDKLIDTISGCFQPFLGILSAGGIIKGICALLVFLGVFSTTSGTYAMLNAIGDSVFQFMPIIIGFTAAGKFNVNRMTGMALGAALCYPGIQLSALSGGDVLGVLFEGSVFHSAYYLKAFGVPWVANNYLSSVIPVIIVVWFASYVQKFAKKIIPEMLQNFFVPFVVMLVSMVAGFLVIGPVISILTSFLNSGFSALFAASPILFGILTGFFWQVLVIFGLHWALIPLAFIQLAELGYINVLSGMYGASFAQTACVLAMYFKLKDKKTKSLCIPAVVSGICGVTEPAIYGITLPKKLPFIYSMIGGAVGGAIMTTMNAASYTMGGLGIFGVVNYINTATGDASGMVTSFICIAVSSLVGFLLTFFFWNDKETPEEDNQGSDASTGIQENPAKLLSIEVLSPVEGDIVPLENLEDAAFSSGTLGKGIAVKPSKGVVVSPADGVISAFFHTKHALGIKADNGLEILIHVGMDTTRLEGEGFNAKAEQGQRVKKGQVLLEFDMDFIHSKGYSLVTPVLITNLSEHDGMILWKDKKVTTEDCLIGIERAAALS, from the coding sequence ATGGGAAAATATGAGGAACTGGCAAAGAAAATTGTCAAAGAAGTAGGAGGGAAAGAAAACATTGCGTCTTTGACCCATTGTATTACCCGCCTTCGTTTTCAGTTAAAGGATGAGAGCAAGGCACACGATGAAGTCTTAAAGAAAATGGATGGAGTCGTTACGGTTATGAAAAGCGGCGGACAATACCAGGTGGTTATCGGCAATCATGTGCCTTACGTGTACGAAGAGGTTTGTCAGGCGGCGGGAATCAGCAGCGAAGGAGGGGAAGCAGCGGATGCAGGAAATAAAAAGCTGTTTGATAAGCTGATTGATACGATCAGCGGCTGCTTCCAGCCATTTTTAGGGATTCTCTCAGCAGGCGGTATCATAAAGGGTATATGCGCACTTTTGGTTTTTCTCGGCGTTTTTTCCACTACGTCAGGTACCTATGCAATGCTAAATGCTATTGGTGATTCTGTGTTCCAGTTTATGCCCATCATCATTGGCTTTACTGCAGCGGGAAAATTCAATGTAAACAGGATGACAGGCATGGCCCTTGGTGCGGCCCTGTGTTATCCGGGCATCCAGTTATCTGCCCTGTCAGGAGGAGACGTCCTTGGCGTGCTGTTTGAAGGAAGCGTTTTCCACAGCGCTTATTACTTAAAGGCGTTTGGTGTGCCCTGGGTAGCGAATAACTATTTAAGCAGTGTAATTCCGGTTATTATTGTGGTCTGGTTTGCAAGCTATGTACAGAAGTTCGCAAAAAAAATAATTCCGGAGATGCTTCAAAACTTTTTCGTTCCGTTTGTTGTTATGCTTGTATCCATGGTTGCGGGATTTTTGGTCATAGGGCCTGTAATATCTATTCTGACAAGTTTTTTAAACTCAGGATTTTCTGCCCTCTTTGCAGCTTCTCCGATCCTATTTGGTATTCTGACGGGATTCTTCTGGCAGGTATTGGTTATTTTTGGCCTCCATTGGGCTTTGATTCCTTTGGCGTTCATTCAGTTGGCTGAGCTGGGATATATCAACGTATTAAGCGGAATGTATGGCGCAAGCTTTGCACAGACAGCCTGTGTGCTTGCCATGTACTTTAAACTCAAGGATAAGAAAACAAAATCACTTTGTATTCCTGCCGTTGTTTCTGGTATCTGCGGTGTGACGGAGCCTGCGATTTATGGTATTACCCTCCCGAAAAAACTGCCCTTTATTTACTCCATGATCGGTGGTGCGGTAGGCGGAGCTATTATGACTACTATGAATGCAGCTTCTTATACCATGGGCGGCCTTGGAATCTTTGGGGTGGTAAACTATATTAATACTGCAACAGGAGATGCAAGCGGGATGGTTACTTCCTTTATCTGTATCGCCGTTTCTTCCTTGGTTGGATTTTTACTTACTTTCTTCTTCTGGAATGATAAGGAAACGCCGGAAGAGGATAATCAGGGATCTGACGCATCGACAGGGATACAAGAGAATCCTGCAAAGCTTCTTTCCATAGAGGTTCTTTCTCCGGTAGAAGGTGATATTGTTCCATTGGAAAATCTGGAAGATGCAGCATTTTCCAGCGGTACTTTGGGAAAGGGGATCGCCGTAAAGCCATCAAAAGGAGTTGTTGTTTCTCCGGCAGACGGTGTGATCAGTGCCTTTTTCCATACAAAACATGCGTTGGGCATTAAAGCTGACAATGGTTTGGAGATTCTGATTCACGTTGGAATGGATACCACAAGATTAGAGGGCGAAGGCTTCAATGCGAAGGCCGAGCAGGGTCAGAGAGTAAAAAAAGGCCAGGTCTTATTGGAGTTTGATATGGACTTTATTCATTCGAAAGGATATTCATTGGTGACACCGGTATTGATTACAAATTTAAGTGAACATGACGGTATGATTTTGTGGAAAGACAAGAAGGTCACTACAGAGGATTGTCTGATAGGAATTGAGAGAGCAGCTGCCCTTTCATGA
- a CDS encoding 6-phospho-beta-glucosidase — MAFREDFLWGGATAANQCEGGYAEGGRGLANVDVVPHGKDRWAVVTGAKKMFDFDEEYYYPAKKSIDMYHHYLDDIKLFGEMGFKTYRLSIAWSRIFPNGDDELPNEEGLKFYEAIFKECRKCGIEPLVTLIHFDCPMHLITEYGGWRNRKVIDFFVNYCETVFTRYKGLVKYWLTFNEINMILHGPFMAAGLFFEEGEDRTQIQYQAAHHELVASALAVRMAHEIDPQNKVGCMLAAGQYYPFTCKPQDVWAAFESDREGYFFVDVQARGEYPDYAWKRFEREKIKLDITDSDLEILKESPVDFISFSYYSSRVASGDPTAAGTTEGNVFASLKNPYLEASQWGWQIDPLGLRITLNALYDRYQKPLFIVENGLGARDVADVNGYVEDDYRIDYLKSHIEAMKDAVEIDGVDLMGYTPWGCIDLVSASTGEMSKRYGFIYVDLDDSGNGTGKRFRKKSFYWYKKVIAANGEDLTC, encoded by the coding sequence ATGGCGTTTAGAGAGGATTTTTTATGGGGCGGAGCAACTGCTGCCAACCAATGCGAAGGAGGATATGCAGAAGGAGGCAGGGGACTTGCCAATGTGGACGTGGTTCCGCATGGCAAAGACCGCTGGGCTGTCGTTACCGGAGCAAAGAAAATGTTTGACTTTGATGAGGAATACTATTACCCGGCAAAAAAGTCGATTGACATGTATCATCATTATCTTGATGATATTAAATTATTTGGGGAAATGGGCTTTAAAACTTACCGCCTATCCATCGCATGGAGCAGAATCTTTCCTAACGGGGACGACGAACTTCCCAATGAGGAAGGGTTGAAATTTTACGAAGCTATTTTCAAAGAATGCCGCAAGTGTGGCATTGAACCGCTTGTTACTTTGATACATTTTGATTGTCCCATGCACTTGATCACAGAATACGGCGGCTGGAGGAACAGAAAGGTCATCGACTTTTTTGTAAATTACTGTGAGACTGTATTTACCCGGTACAAAGGGCTGGTAAAGTATTGGCTTACTTTTAATGAAATTAACATGATTCTCCATGGCCCTTTTATGGCAGCAGGATTATTTTTTGAAGAGGGAGAAGACAGAACCCAGATTCAGTACCAGGCAGCCCATCATGAACTGGTTGCCAGTGCTTTGGCAGTCAGAATGGCTCACGAGATCGATCCGCAGAACAAGGTGGGCTGTATGCTGGCGGCGGGACAATATTATCCCTTCACCTGCAAGCCTCAGGATGTATGGGCGGCATTTGAAAGTGATAGAGAGGGATATTTCTTTGTTGATGTGCAGGCAAGAGGAGAGTATCCTGATTATGCCTGGAAACGTTTTGAAAGAGAAAAAATTAAGTTGGATATCACAGACAGTGATCTGGAAATATTGAAAGAATCGCCTGTCGACTTTATTTCTTTTTCTTATTATTCGTCGAGAGTAGCCAGCGGGGATCCAACGGCTGCAGGGACTACCGAAGGCAATGTATTTGCTTCCTTGAAAAATCCTTATCTGGAAGCCAGCCAGTGGGGCTGGCAGATCGATCCTCTGGGACTTCGCATTACTCTCAATGCTTTGTATGACCGCTACCAAAAACCGCTGTTTATCGTGGAAAATGGTTTAGGTGCGAGGGATGTGGCTGATGTAAATGGATATGTGGAAGACGACTACCGCATTGACTATTTAAAATCCCACATTGAGGCCATGAAAGATGCGGTTGAAATCGATGGTGTGGATTTAATGGGATATACGCCCTGGGGCTGTATTGATTTAGTAAGTGCTTCCACCGGAGAAATGAGCAAACGCTATGGCTTTATTTATGTAGACCTGGATGATTCGGGAAATGGAACCGGAAAACGCTTCAGGAAAAAGTCTTTTTATTGGTATAAGAAAGTTATTGCTGCTAATGGGGAGGATCTGACCTGTTAA
- a CDS encoding histidine phosphatase family protein, which yields MKKFTGYISAFLLGTMLLTGCQTSSVKQPETAVPKTETAATKNETAEIKNETEKASVEESAEAIDTVTLYITRHGKTMLNTSDRSQGWIDAPLTPAGIEVASALGRGLKLEGIEFDAVYTSDSGRAIETAEIVLKEKGQNLEIHKDKRLREFNFGTYEGMPNDEMWGAIAAAQGITLEDMMASMQTGSFMDTVAPFADTLAQLDKDKAAEEGNWPAEDIATIQDRLQAAFSDIVKESMEKGYGDVLVVSHGLSIGTFLSTVDANAKVPSAGLKNASVSKVVVKDDIYTVETVNDLSYAEKGK from the coding sequence ATGAAAAAATTTACCGGATATATATCAGCGTTTTTACTTGGAACCATGCTTTTAACAGGCTGCCAGACGTCTTCTGTGAAACAGCCGGAGACGGCAGTACCAAAGACTGAGACGGCAGCAACGAAGAATGAAACGGCAGAAATAAAGAATGAAACAGAGAAAGCATCTGTAGAAGAGTCTGCGGAAGCGATTGATACGGTGACACTTTATATCACACGCCACGGTAAGACCATGTTAAATACTTCAGACCGATCACAGGGCTGGATCGATGCACCGCTTACACCCGCAGGTATAGAAGTGGCAAGCGCTTTGGGACGAGGCTTAAAATTAGAGGGAATTGAATTTGACGCTGTGTATACAAGCGATAGCGGGCGGGCCATTGAAACGGCAGAAATTGTTCTGAAAGAGAAGGGCCAGAATCTTGAGATACATAAAGACAAAAGGCTCAGGGAGTTTAACTTTGGTACTTATGAAGGTATGCCAAATGATGAAATGTGGGGAGCAATTGCAGCAGCGCAGGGCATAACACTGGAGGATATGATGGCTTCCATGCAGACAGGAAGCTTCATGGATACGGTTGCACCTTTTGCAGATACTCTGGCACAGCTGGATAAGGATAAGGCGGCGGAAGAGGGCAATTGGCCTGCGGAAGATATTGCCACAATCCAGGACCGTTTACAGGCGGCATTTAGCGATATCGTAAAGGAATCCATGGAAAAGGGCTATGGGGATGTTCTTGTAGTTTCTCACGGATTAAGCATCGGAACTTTTCTTTCTACAGTCGATGCAAATGCTAAAGTGCCGTCAGCAGGCCTTAAAAATGCCAGTGTATCAAAAGTGGTTGTCAAAGATGACATATATACAGTTGAAACGGTGAATGATTTGTCTTATGCTGAAAAAGGAAAATGA
- a CDS encoding GntR family transcriptional regulator: MDIEIKHKTAIPRYQQIAVEVAARIANGEYEVGEKIYARSSLASQYSVSPETARRAICILSDLGIVTSEKGNGIIIRSQKKAAEYIQQNSKRQTIDTIKENLLKSFSRQKQEMENLNDCLKDLIEASVHFRSMNPFMPFEIRITSNCVHINKTVTEIQFWQRTGATVIAVSRNDTVMKSPGPYVALSENDTIYFITQDDTPDRVREFLYPSK, from the coding sequence ATGGACATAGAGATTAAGCATAAAACAGCAATTCCCCGCTATCAGCAAATTGCCGTAGAGGTGGCGGCCCGGATCGCCAATGGGGAATATGAGGTAGGTGAGAAGATATACGCCCGTTCATCCCTGGCCAGCCAGTACAGCGTATCTCCGGAGACTGCACGGCGGGCGATCTGCATACTTAGCGATCTGGGGATCGTAACCTCGGAAAAGGGTAATGGGATCATCATTAGGTCCCAGAAAAAAGCAGCAGAGTACATCCAGCAAAACAGTAAGCGGCAGACCATCGATACAATCAAAGAGAATCTTTTAAAGAGTTTCAGCCGCCAAAAACAGGAAATGGAAAATTTAAATGACTGCCTGAAGGATCTGATAGAAGCCTCCGTACATTTCCGGTCAATGAATCCGTTTATGCCGTTTGAGATACGGATCACTAGCAACTGTGTTCATATAAATAAGACGGTAACGGAAATCCAATTTTGGCAGCGGACCGGGGCAACGGTGATTGCAGTAAGCAGGAATGATACTGTCATGAAATCCCCCGGACCATACGTTGCTCTTTCGGAAAATGATACCATATATTTCATAACTCAGGATGACACTCCTGATCGTGTAAGAGAATTTTTATATCCGTCCAAATAA